The following is a genomic window from Candidatus Methylomirabilota bacterium.
TCCTCGATGGGAAGTCGAGGGGAGTTTTCAACGGCAAGGTCGTCGTTCATGGGGCCGCTCGGAAAACCGACGCCAGGCAGGTCAATAAGAACCTCCTGCTCTCCGAAGACGCCGTTATTGACAGTAAGCCGCAGTTGGAGATCTTTAACAACGACGTGAAATGCACCCATGGCACCACAATCGGCCAGCATGACCAGGATGCAATGTTTTATCTGCGCTCTCGCGGCCTCGATCTTGCGACTACCCGGAGCCTGCTGACCTATGCGTTTGCGAGCGAGTTGCTCAGCCGGATCAAGGTTGAGTCGATCCGAGTCAGGCTCGAAGCGCTCCTGCTCACGCGGCTTCGCGATGGCACCTCGCCGGAGGAGACGACATGAGAGCAGTCACAGCGATGACCGCACAGGATGTGCAGCGTGAGACGCGCATGGCATTTGACGTGGAGCGCATCCGGGAGGATTTTCCCGTTCTGCGGCAGCAGATTCGCGGCAGGCCGCTGGTGTACCTTGACAACGCAGCCACAAGTCAGAAGCCGAAGATCGTTGTTGAGACGATGGAGCAGTATTACCTGGCTGAAAACTCGAATGTGCACCGGGGGGTCCACCTCTTGAGCGAGCGGGCCACGGAGGCCTTTGAGGGCGCCAGGAGAAAGGTGGCGCGGTTTCTCAACGCGAGGGATGCGCGCGAGATCGTCTTCGTTCGCGGTGCCACAGAGGGGATTAACCTGGTGGCTCACAGCTTTGCCAGGCCGCGTCTGACGGCGGGGGACGAGATCCTCATCTCCGAGATGGAGCACCACTCGAATATCGTTCCGTGGCAGATCGTGTGTCAGGAAACCGGCGCACTTCTGCGGGTCGTGCCGATCAACGATGACGGTGAGTTGCGACTCGACGAATACGAGCGGTTGCTCGGCGCGAGAACGCGGCTGGTGTCGATCGTGCACGTCTCAAATGCTCTTGGCACGGTCAACCCGGTGAAGCAGGTGATTAAGATGGCGCACGAGCGAGGCGTGCCCGTCTTGATCGACGGCGCCCAAGCCGCGCCCCATTTGCCGGTGGATGTGCAGGCGATGGATTGCGACTTCTATGTATGCTCCGGTCACAAGCTGTTCGGTCCCACCGGCATCGGCATCGTGTTCGGAAAGGCTCGCCACTTTGAGGCCATGCCGCCATACCAGGGCGGGGGCGATATGATCCTCTCGGTTACCTTCGAGAAGACGATCTACAACGAGGCGCCGTTAAAGTTCGAGGCCGGGACGCCCCACATTGCGGGCGCTATCGGGCTCGGCGCGGCGATCGATTACGTAAGCGGCATCGGGCTGGATCAGATCGCCGCCTACGAGCATGAGTTGCTGGCGTATGCGACGGATGCCACGTCCGCCATCCCGGGCTTGCGGATCATCGGGACCGCCAAAGAGAAGGCGAGTATCCTCTCCTTTGTCCTTGACGGTGTCCATGCGCACGACATCGGCACGATCCTGGATCAAGAGGGGGTTGCGATCCGGACCGGCCATCACTGTGCTCAGCCGGTGCTGCAGCGGTTTGGCGTGCCGGCCACCGCCAGGGCGTCGGTGGCGTTTTACAATACGCGAGACGAGATCGATGCGCTGGTAAAGGCGATCTACAAGGTCACCGAGCTGTTCGGCTGATGACGGACTTGCGTGAACTTTATCAGGAGGTCATCCTTGACCATAATAAGCGGCCGCAAAATTTCCGAAAACTGGAAGACGCGAACCGCACGGCGGAAGGGTACAATCCGCTGTGTGGCGATCAGATCACGGTCTACGTGCGTGTGGAAGATCATGTGATCAAGGAGATCGCCTTTCAGGGATCGGGCTGCGCAATTTCGAAGGCCTCCGCATCGATGATGACCGGGATTGTGAAAGGAAAGACGACAGCAGAAGCCGAGAGCCTTTTCGGTACGTTCCATAGAATGGTTACGGCCGATCCGGAGGCTGCATCTGATCTGCTTGCAGTGGGGAAGCTCGCGGCCTTTGCGGGCGTACGAGAGTTCCCGGTTCGGGTCAAGTGCGCGACTTTGCCGTGGCATACGTTGCATGCCGCGCTGGAGGGGAGAGCGCAGGTTGCCTCGACGGAGTAGGAAGGTCCCTCCTCACCCCCGCCCTCTCCCCCAATAGAGGCGAGGGGGTACCCCGAAAAGACCTCCTCTCCCCTCATACCTGGGGGAGAGGATGAAGGTGAGGAGGTTCGGACTTTCATGTCCATGGGTACGCCACCGTGCATGGGGTATTGCTCAATATTCTTGTATGAGATGAGGGCCAATCAATGATGGATACGAGTGAGATCGAGGCAGAGGTCATTGAGGTTCTCCGTACCTGTTATGACCCGGAGATCCCTGTCAATATCTATGATATGGGGCTGATCTATGAGGTCAAGGTGGAGCCTTCCGGCTTAGCCAGGGTGGTGATGACCCTCACGTCGCCTCATTGTCCAGCCGCCGCACAGCTGCCGGCTGAAGTCGAGATGAGGGTGCGGTCCGTTCCTGGCGTGACAGATGCCGAGGTCGAGGTGGTCTGGGACCCTCCATGGGATCCATCCAAGCTGTCCGAAGCCGCCAAGCTTCAGCTTGGTTTCCTGTAGTAGTAGCGGTAGTAGTAGGTTCGCGCGTGTATCAGAACTTCAGTCAACCACAAACACTTAGTCAGCGAGGAGAAGAACAATGGCGTACGTCGTAGCCGATCCATGTATCGGCACCAAAGACCATGCGTGTGTAGATGTCTGCCCGGTGGAGTGTTTCTACGAGGGCGAGGAGCTGCTGTTTATTCACCCGGAGGAGTGCATCGATTGCGCCGCCTGCGAGCCGGAGTGCCCGGTTGCCGCGATCTTTGAAGCGAGCCAGGTGCCGGAGCAGTGGCACAATTTCATCCAGATGAACGCCGACGCGTGCAAGGATGGACATACCCTTCCGGTGGCGGTCCAGCGGGCGGCGTGGGAAGCCCAGAAGGAGGAAGAGGGGAGCGTCGCCAATCTCTATTACAAGAAGTATCCTCCGAAGCACTAACCTGCGAGGTCGGCAGTACGGGCGATCTTGGATCTTGGAAGCCGAAAGGTAGAGCCGAGACCCAAGATCGCTCCGGCTGCCGGGTTGCGTAAACGGCTCGGATCTCGAAGTAGAGCCCTGAAAGGTTTGGCGGATGTTTTTTGACCTGTTGAGCAGACCGCTTCGCAGTGTGCGCCTGTCGGTGACCGATCGGTGCAACCTGCGCTGCCGGTACTGTATGCCTGAGGAAGAGTACGTCTGGCTGCCGCGCAAGGAGATCCTGACGCTGGAGGAAGCGAGTCGCCTGGTGGATATCTTCGCCGAGCTTGGCGTCAACAAGATTCGCCTGACGGGGGGCGAGCCGCTCGTCCGCAGAGACCTTGCGGCTCTGGTGGAGATGATGGCGCGCAACCCGCGGATCGAGGATCTTGCCATCACCACAAACGGGGTTCTTTTGGCGGAGGCCGCGCAGGCGCTGTATGACGCCGGCCTGCACCGCGTGACGGTCAGTCTGGACACCCTTCGCCCTCATCGTTTCAGAGTACTCACACGAAGAGACTCCCACGACAAGGTGCTGAACGGGATCAAGACGGCTCAACAGGTCGGCTTCAAGGGATTGAAGATTGATAGTGTGGTCATGCGGGGATTCAACGAGGATGAACTCGTCGATCTACTGGAGTTCGGCAAGCAGATCAACGCCGAGGTCCGCTTCATTGAGTACATGGACGTGGGTGGCGCGACCCAGTGGTCGACGGACAGGGTCTTTTCCAGGGCGGAGATGCTTGAGGTGCTCACGCGACAGTACGGCCGTATTGAGCCGGTCGTTGAGACGGGCTGGGCGCCTGCCGATCGATTTGTCCTGCCGGATGGCACAGTCTTCGGCATCGTTGCATCCACAACCACGCCGTTCTGCCGTACCTGCGACAGGAGCCGGCTTACTGCCGATGGGACATGGTACTTATGCCTGTACGCCCACCGCGGGATCGACTTGCGGACACCGCTACGGGCCGGGGCCTCGAAAGCAGAGTTGATGTCCATGATCGTCTCCGGATGGACCGGGCGACGCGATCGCGGCGCCGAAGAGCGGAAAGAACTCCGGGCGAGAGACGTGTTGGTCTTGGTCGAGGGCCTCAGAGCAGACCCTCGCCTTGAAATGCATACCAGGGGCGGGTAACGGGTCACAGACCTGCCGTCCTGTCACGGCAATCCTACGCAAAACAAGCCAAGCACGTGAAATCCTCTCCAGCCACCTGAACCTTTCTTCTGTTTTTGACTCATCACCAGATTCGTAATGCCCGACTCCTGTTACAATATAAAGTGGGTCCATCCATAGGGCGCGTATCCGATTTCGTAATCACTGAAGTAGGGCGACTGGAGAGGGAACAAGGCGATGCGGATGTATGTGGCCGGACAGTGGGTCGATACGGCAAAGAAGA
Proteins encoded in this region:
- a CDS encoding cysteine desulfurase, which translates into the protein MAFDVERIREDFPVLRQQIRGRPLVYLDNAATSQKPKIVVETMEQYYLAENSNVHRGVHLLSERATEAFEGARRKVARFLNARDAREIVFVRGATEGINLVAHSFARPRLTAGDEILISEMEHHSNIVPWQIVCQETGALLRVVPINDDGELRLDEYERLLGARTRLVSIVHVSNALGTVNPVKQVIKMAHERGVPVLIDGAQAAPHLPVDVQAMDCDFYVCSGHKLFGPTGIGIVFGKARHFEAMPPYQGGGDMILSVTFEKTIYNEAPLKFEAGTPHIAGAIGLGAAIDYVSGIGLDQIAAYEHELLAYATDATSAIPGLRIIGTAKEKASILSFVLDGVHAHDIGTILDQEGVAIRTGHHCAQPVLQRFGVPATARASVAFYNTRDEIDALVKAIYKVTELFG
- the moaA gene encoding GTP 3',8-cyclase MoaA translates to MFFDLLSRPLRSVRLSVTDRCNLRCRYCMPEEEYVWLPRKEILTLEEASRLVDIFAELGVNKIRLTGGEPLVRRDLAALVEMMARNPRIEDLAITTNGVLLAEAAQALYDAGLHRVTVSLDTLRPHRFRVLTRRDSHDKVLNGIKTAQQVGFKGLKIDSVVMRGFNEDELVDLLEFGKQINAEVRFIEYMDVGGATQWSTDRVFSRAEMLEVLTRQYGRIEPVVETGWAPADRFVLPDGTVFGIVASTTTPFCRTCDRSRLTADGTWYLCLYAHRGIDLRTPLRAGASKAELMSMIVSGWTGRRDRGAEERKELRARDVLVLVEGLRADPRLEMHTRGG
- a CDS encoding DUF59 domain-containing protein, whose amino-acid sequence is MDTSEIEAEVIEVLRTCYDPEIPVNIYDMGLIYEVKVEPSGLARVVMTLTSPHCPAAAQLPAEVEMRVRSVPGVTDAEVEVVWDPPWDPSKLSEAAKLQLGFL
- a CDS encoding SUF system NifU family Fe-S cluster assembly protein, translated to MTDLRELYQEVILDHNKRPQNFRKLEDANRTAEGYNPLCGDQITVYVRVEDHVIKEIAFQGSGCAISKASASMMTGIVKGKTTAEAESLFGTFHRMVTADPEAASDLLAVGKLAAFAGVREFPVRVKCATLPWHTLHAALEGRAQVASTE
- a CDS encoding ferredoxin family protein, whose protein sequence is MAYVVADPCIGTKDHACVDVCPVECFYEGEELLFIHPEECIDCAACEPECPVAAIFEASQVPEQWHNFIQMNADACKDGHTLPVAVQRAAWEAQKEEEGSVANLYYKKYPPKH